A window from Miscanthus floridulus cultivar M001 unplaced genomic scaffold, ASM1932011v1 fs_712_1_2, whole genome shotgun sequence encodes these proteins:
- the LOC136532791 gene encoding transcription factor MTB2-like — protein MAWSETDAALFAAVLGRDAAHHLATTPPHVDGPAASAPELQARLQDLVERGGAWTYGIFWQESRGAGSAVLGWGDGHCRDGGGAPSPHDDAERSVARKRALLRLHALYGGGDDEGADYALRLDRVTAAEMYFLASMYFSFPEGAGGPGHALASGHHAWATVDPHPRGPGAGGEAAPGWYVRASLAQSAGLRTVVFLPCKGGVLELGSVVPVRETPETVRAIQTALAVTPPAREERMRIFGKDLSPSGRTSRSGDNWAPPQLGAQATASKEAAAARPKAPEPPRSIDFTKPPGKPEQQAAGGEDRRPRKRGRKPANGREEPLNHVEAERQRREKLNQRFYALRAVVPKISKMDKASLLSDAIAYIQELEDRLRGGGGACSAARAESPAVEVKAMQDEVVLRVTTPLYAHPVSRVFHAIRDAQLSVAASDVAVADDAVTHTLVLRSAGPEQLTAETVLAAMSRGMTSATPSP, from the coding sequence ATGGCGTGGTCGGAGACGGACGCCGCGCTGTTCGCGGCGGTGCTGGGGCGGGACGCGGCGCACCACCTGGCCACCACGCCGCCGCACGTGGACGGGCCCGCGGCGTCGGCGCCCGAGCTGCAGGCGCGCCTGCAGGATCTCGTCGAGCGGGGCGGGGCGTGGACGTACGGCATCTTCTGGCAGGAGTCCCGCGGCGCCGGCAGCGCCGTGCTCGGCTGGGGCGACGGCCACTGCCGCGACGGCGGTGGCGCCCCGTCCCCACACGACGACGCCGAGCGGAGCGTGGCGCGGAAGCGCGCGCTGCTGCGGCTGCACGCGCTCTACGGCGGCGGGGACGACGAGGGGGCCGACTACGCGCTCCGCCTCGACCGGGTCACCGCCGCCGAGATGTACTTCCTGGCGTCCATGTACTTCTCCTTCCCGGAGGGCGCGGGCGGGCCGGGCCACGCGCTTGCCTCCGGCCACCACGCCTGGGCCACCGTGGACCCGCACCCGCGCGGacccggcgccggcggcgaggcCGCGCCCGGGTGGTACGTCCGGGCGTCGCTCGCCCAGTCCGCGGGGCTCCGCACCGTCGTCTTCCTCCCGTGCAAGGGCGGCGTCCTCGAGCTGGGCTCCGTCGTGCCCGTCCGCGAGACTCCCGAGACAGTGCGCGCAATCCAGACCGCCCTCGCTGTTACGCCCCCGGCACGCGAGGAACGCATGAGAATCTTCGGCAAGGACCTCTCCCCCAGCGGCCGAACCTCGCGCAGCGGCGACAATTGGGCTCCACCACAGCTCGGCGCCCAAGCCACCGCGTCCAAGGAAGCAGCCGCCGCGAGACCCAAGGCTCCGGAGCCGCCCAGGAGCATAGACTTCACAAAGCCACCGGGAAAGCCCGAGCAGCAGGCCGCCGGTGGCGAGGATCGGAGGCCGCGGAAGCGCGGGCGGAAGCCGGCGAACGGGCGGGAGGAGCCACTGAACCACGTGGAGGCGGAGCGGCAGCGGCGGGAGAAGCTGAACCAGCGGTTCTACGCGCTGCGCGCCGTGGTCCCCAAGATTTCCAAGATGGACAAGGCGTCGTTGCTCAGCGACGCCATCGCGTACATCCAGGAGCTGGAGGACCggctccgcggcggcggcggcgcctgctcGGCGGCGCGCGCGGAGAGCCCCGCCGTGGAGGTGAAGGCAATGCAGGACGAGGTGGTGCTGCGCGTGACGACGCCCCTGTACGCGCACCCGGTCTCCAGGGTGTTCCACGCCATCAGGGACGCCCAGCTGAGCGTGGCGGCGTCGGACGTGGCGGTGGCGGACGACGCCGTGACGCACACGCTCGTGCTGCGGTCGGCCGGGCCCGAGCAGCTCACCGCGGAGACGGTGCTCGCGGCGATGTCACGGGGGATGACCAGCGCCACTCCCTCCCCGTGA